One genomic window of Anguilla anguilla isolate fAngAng1 chromosome 13, fAngAng1.pri, whole genome shotgun sequence includes the following:
- the znf335 gene encoding zinc finger protein 335 isoform X4 produces the protein MDSEENAVESSSDAGPSGLEEPSESGMGMETSEAMSADSSDTAAVHALTPESDSHVGQSSEGLVELIPETSSSTDVRGMIHLPDSSSVAQSTSVSSVSTVTQSILVSESAQVLVHSSVVSDGGMIVSDSTASTSSDLGSAIDKIIESTIGPDIMNGCIAVTSAEDGGAETTQYLILQGPDDGAPMVSQMSSSALSSRITIEALGEGPTSTCLEQSELGGRRRGSLPDLEAMDPDQPDQPGHSGYVACSADNSGQHHTHGYGDCAGGDDSNQSQHSQYAECSAGHSHYLDLVRQDDPGDSRYIDCSADNSDRAQRYGACVTGAADQPRCSRYADCGADAPDQTQNSQDRDEACCYMDCGVPQGSIYGEGRSLDCPDQPQHSHYADYGPDQQGQYIGSTGEYAPPPGREAVPNRDPQGGPGAEGPSEGTGLAEAQGSNEAEGSGLPGQIRDRPPNLEELEEMMEVVVVQQFKCKMCPYKSISKDTLINHMRDKHFRHTGVPPPKKRGRGRPRRSESAAAQKAEVKTEEPAEEEEDDIMDAGAIDDPADDSDYNPADEDCRGRPPALLRSVPASSSGTVERPRRRVVRPRKFPYAAGGRGHARGMAAVTMEASGGNKSLDAQVPEEASSSGLDNGPASSANENGAEPGVSQSDSENKDPSSNTGPEEVEFYPRKRGRPSKRFLRKKYKKYMNRNRYYKSLKPLLRPHNCRICGSRFLSQEDLRFHVDSHEGNDPERFKCLQCSYRCKRWSSLKEHMFNHEGTKPYKCEECDYSSVYRKDVIRHSAVHNKDKKKKTDMVIPDVSQVPRNTQFPCPVCSRVYPMQKRLTQHMKTHSTEKPHMCDKCGKSFKKRYTFKMHLLTHIQTYGNRFKCEFCEYTCDNKKLLLNHQLSHTTDKPFKCDYCKYSTTKEDFLVSHMAIKHTGEKPFSCDFCHFMTKHKKNLRLHVQCRHPEAFDDWCRTHPEEPPRRRRPFFTLQQIEELKQQHDHTQGLQDTLRGPIVSVDSIELQAIQTIENQTVSPDSLENATIIYEHEASDLSAQNALDLLLNMSNPRELVGSSLQVAVLKSEGEALEGAMGEAGVAGKPQKVVAFHVAEHGEALVREAFEAGAVEAGPDISQIAISAYQGGADFSVVEQVGEEIHSTATVYSAEGGGGDPQAVVVSSGSLSGTLKEHKGKYYLTSGIGGGTVQQVELSSEDPGSPSPTTSPQQQLNSKRFSCRICMESFHGRSDMESHKRAHLDPNTFKCPDCPFIAPSWPDVKTHMAMHAYLRPHKCGHCSFASKNKKDLRRHMLTHTNEKPFACDVCGQRFNRNGHLKFHMERLHSQDPPARKPRLALPQQAIIVNSDEEALATLQTALQAGQTVITPERLQQALGQEHIIVAQEQTLSDQEEATYIQQITTVDGQTVQHLVTAENQVQYIISQDGVQHLIPQEYVVVSEGNHIQMQDGQIAHIQYDQDGAFLQEQQIALSHDGQIQYVPISSEQQIVSQEDLEAVAHSAVTAVADAAMAQAQTVYATEATPEQLEQMQQQGIQYDVITFTEE, from the exons ATGGACTCTGAGGAGAACGCGGTGGAAAGCAGCAGCGATGCGGGCCCCTCGGGCCTGGAGGAGCCCTCTGAGAGCGGGATGGGCATGGAGACGTCGGAGGCCATGTCGGCCGACAGCAGCGACACGGCGGCCGTACACGCCCTCACACCCGAGTCCGACTCCCACGTGGGGCAGAGCTCAGAGGGGCTTGTG GAGCTGATTCCAGAGACCAGCTCTAGCACAGATGTCAGGGGGATGATCCACCTCCCGGACTCCTCCTCCGTCGCCCAGTCGACCAGCGTGTCGAGCGTTTCCACGGTGACGCAGTCCATCCTGGTGTCGGAGTCCGCTCAGGTGTTGGTCCACTCCAGTGTGGTGTCGGACGGGGGGATGATCGTGTCAGACTCCACCGCATCCACGTCCTCAGACCTGGGCTCGGCCATCGATAAGATCATCGAGTCTACCATTGGGCCTGACATCATGAATG GCTGTATCGCGGTGACCAGCGCTGAGGACGGAGGAGCGGAGACCACCCAGTACCTGATCCTGCAGGGCCCTGATGACG gtgccCCCATGGTGTCCCAGATGTCCTCCTCTGCCCTGTCCAGCCGCATCACGATTGAGGCCCTGGGGGAGGGCCCCACGTCCACCTGCCTGGAGCAGTCCGAGCTAGGGGGGCGTCGGCGGGGGAGCCTGCCCGACCTGGAGGCCATGGACCCCGACCAGCCGGACCAGCCGGGGCACTCTGGGTACGTGGCGTGCAGCGCCGACAACTCGGGCCAGCACCACACGCACGGCTACGGCGACTGCGCCGGGGGCGACGACTCCAACCAATCGCAGCACTCCCAGTACGCCGAGTGCAGCGCCGGCCACTCCCACTACCTGGACCTGGTGCGCCAGGACGACCCCGGCGACTCCCGCTACATCGACTGCAGCGCCGACAACTCGGACCGGGCCCAGCGGTACGGGGCGTGCGTGACCGGGGCGGCGGACCAGCCCCGGTGCTCCCGCTACGCGGACTGCGGCGCGGACGCTCCCGACCAGACCCAGAACTCGCAGGACCGCGACGAGGCCTGCTGCTACATGGACTGCGGCGTGCCCCAGGGCTCCATCTACGGGGAGGGCCGGTCCCTGGACTGCCCCGACCAGCCCCAGCACTCCCACTACGCCGACTACGGGCCGGACCAGCAGGGCCAGTACATCGGCAGCACCGGGGAgtacgccccgccccccgggagGGAGGCCGTGCCCAACCGGGACCCCCAGGGCGGGCCGGGGGCCGAGGGGCCCTCGGAGGGCACCGGGCTGGCCGAGGCCCAGGGCAGCAACGAGGCGGAGGGGTCCGGACTGCCCGGGCAGATCCGGGACAGGCCCCCTaacctggaggagctggaggagatgaTGGAGGTGGTGGTAGTGCAGCAGTTCAAGTGCAAGATGTGCCCCTACAAGAGCATCTCCAAAGACACCCTGATCAACCACATGAGAGACAAACACTTCAGGCACACAG GTGTCCCGCCTCCGAagaaaagggggcgggggcgacCGAGGCGGAGCGAATCGGCCGCCGCCCAGAAGGCTGAGGTGAAGACGGAGGAGCccgctgaggaggaggaggatgacaTCATGGACGCCGGTGCCATTGATGATCCAGCAG ACGACAGCGACTACAACCCGGCCGATGAAGACTGCAGGGgtcgcccccccgccctcctgcgCAGCGTGCCCGCGTCCTCGTCCGGCACGGTGGAGCGCCCCCGGCGCAGGGTGGTGCGCCCCAGGAAGTTCCCCTACGCCGCGGGGGGGCGCGGCCACGCCCGAG GAATGGCAGCAGTGACCATGGAGGCATCCGGGGGGAATAAGAGTTTGGACGCTCAGGTCCCGGAGGAGGCCAGCTCTTCTGGATTGGACAACGGGCCTGCGTCTTCCGCTAATGAAAACGGAGCTGAGCCAGGTGTCAGCCAATCGGATTCGGAGAACAAAGACCCTTCGTCAAACACGGGACCCGAGGAGGTCGAGTTTTACCCCAGGAAACGGGGACGGCCGTCCAAGCGTTTTCTCCGCAAGAAGTACAAGAAGTATATGAACCGCAA CAGGTACTACAAGTCCCTGAAGCCCCTGCTGAGGCCGCACAACTGCCGGATATGCGGCTCCCGCTTCCTCTCCCAGGAGGACCTCCGCTTCCACGTGGACTCGCACGAGGGCAACGACCCCGAGCGGTTCAAGTGCCTGCAGTGCAGCTACCGCTGCAAGCGCTGGTCCTCGCTCAAG GAGCACATGTTCAACCACGAAGGAACCAAGCCCTACAAGTGCGAGGAGTGTGACTACTCCAGCGTGTACAGGAAGGATGTCATACGCCACTCCGCCGTGCACAACAAAGACAA aaaaaagaaaacagacatg GTTATTCCGGATGTCTCGCAGGTCCCCAGGAACACGCAGTTCCCGTGCCCCGTGTGCAGCAGGGTCTACCCCATGCAGAAGCGCCTCACGCAGCACATGAAGACGCACAGCACCGAGAAGCCGCACATGTGCGACAAG tgtggaaAATCCTTCAAGAAACGCTACACTTTCAAAATGCATCTTCTTACTCACATCCAGACCTACGGAAACAG GTTCAAGTGTGAGTTTTGCGAGTACACCTGTGACAACAAGAAGCTCCTGCTCAACCACCAGCTCTCGCACACCACCGACAAGCCCTTCAAGTGCGACTACTGCAAGTATTCCACCACCAAGGAGGACTTCCTGGTGTCCCACATGGCCATCAAGCACACTG GAGAGAAGCCGTTCTCGTGCGACTTCTGCCACTTCATGACCAAGCACAAGAAGAACCTGCGTCTGCACGTGCAGTGCCGGCACCCCGAGGCCTTCGACGACTGGTGCCGCACGCACCCCGAGGAGCCGCCCAGACGCCGGCGGCCCTTCTTCACCCTCCAGCAGATCGAGGAGCTGAAGCAGCAGCACGACCACACCCAGGGCCTGCAGGACACGCTGCGAGGGCCAATC GTGTCTGTGGACTCCATCGAGCTCCAGGCGATCCAGACCATAGAGAATCAAACCGTTTCCCCGGACTCACTGGAGAATGCCACAATTATTTATGAGCATG AAGCCTCGGACCTGTCGGCTCAGAACGCCCTGGACCTGCTGCTGAACATGAGCAACCCGCGCGAGCTGGTGGGGAGCTCCCTGCAG GTGGCCGTGCTGAAATCGGAGGGGGAGGCTCTGGAGGGGGCCATGGGGGAGGCGGGCGTGGCGGGGAAGCCCCAGAAGGTGGTGGCCTTCCACGTGGCGGAGCACGGGGAGGCGCTGGTGAGGGAGGCCTTCGAGGCCGGGGCCGTGGAGGCGGGGCCAGACATCAGCCAGATCGCCATCAGCGCCTACCAGGGCGGCGCCGACTTCAGCGTGGTGGAGCAGGTCGGAGAGGAGATCCACAGCACCGCCACCGTCTACAG TGCGGAGGGAGGCGGCGGGGACCCCCAGGCCGTGGTGGTGAGCAGCGGCTCTCTCTCCGGGACCCTGAAAGAGCACAAGGGCAAATACTACCTGACCTCCGGGATCGGAGGAGGGACGGTgcagcaggtggag CTAAGCAGCGAGGATCCTgggtccccctcccccaccacctctcCCCAGCAGCAGCTCAACTCCAAGAGGTTCTCCTGCAGGATCTGCATGGAGTCCTTCCACGGCCGCTCTGACATGGAGAGCCACAAGAGGGCGCACTTGGACCCCAACACCTTCAAGTGCCCCGATTGTCCGTTCATCGCTCCCTCCTGGCCAGATGTCAAG ACTCACATGGCCATGCACGCCTACCTCCGGCCCCACAAGTGCGGCCACTGCAGCTTCGCCTCCAAGAACAAGAAGGACCTCCGGCGCCACATGCTCACCCACACCAACGAGAAGCCCTTCGCCTGCGACGTCTGCGgccagag gtttAACCGTAACGGCCACCTGAAGTTCCACATGGAGAGGCTGCACAGCCAGGACCCGCCCGCACGCAAGCCCCGCCTGGCCCTGCCCCAGCAGGCCATCATCGTCAACAGCGACGAGGAGGCGCTGGCCACCCTGCAGA cagctcTGCAGGCGGGGCAGACGGTCATCACCCCCGAGCGGCTCCAGCAGGCCCTGGGCCAGGAGCACATCATCGTAGCCCAGGAGCAGACCCTCTCTGACCAG GAGGAGGCCACGTACATCCAGCAGATAACCACCGTGGACGGGCAGACGGTCCAGCACCTGGTCACTGCTGAGAACCAG GTTCAGTACATAATCTCCCAAGATGGCGTACAGCACCTCATCCCGCAAGAGTACGTGGTGGTGTCTGAGGGTAATCACATTCAG ATGCAGGATGGACAGATAGCTCACATTCAGTATGACCAGGACGGGGCTttcctgcaggagcagcag ATTGCACTGAGCCACGACGGGCAGATCCAGTACGTTCCCATCAGCTCCGAGCAGCAGATCGTCAGCCAGGAGGACCTGGAGGCAGTTGCACACTCTGCAGTGACAG
- the znf335 gene encoding zinc finger protein 335 isoform X10 yields MDSEENAVESSSDAGPSGLEEPSESGMGMETSEAMSADSSDTAAVHALTPESDSHVGQSSEGLVELIPETSSSTDVRGMIHLPDSSSVAQSTSVSSVSTVTQSILVSESAQVLVHSSVVSDGGMIVSDSTASTSSDLGSAIDKIIESTIGPDIMNGCIAVTSAEDGGAETTQYLILQGPDDGAPMVSQMSSSALSSRITIEALGEGPTSTCLEQSELGGRRRGSLPDLEAMDPDQPDQPGHSGYVACSADNSGQHHTHGYGDCAGGDDSNQSQHSQYAECSAGHSHYLDLVRQDDPGDSRYIDCSADNSDRAQRYGACVTGAADQPRCSRYADCGADAPDQTQNSQDRDEACCYMDCGVPQGSIYGEGRSLDCPDQPQHSHYADYGPDQQGQYIGSTGEYAPPPGREAVPNRDPQGGPGAEGPSEGTGLAEAQGSNEAEGSGLPGQIRDRPPNLEELEEMMEVVVVQQFKCKMCPYKSISKDTLINHMRDKHFRHTGVPPPKKRGRGRPRRSESAAAQKAEVKTEEPAEEEEDDIMDAGAIDDPADDSDYNPADEDCRGRPPALLRSVPASSSGTVERPRRRVVRPRKFPYAAGGRGHARGMAAVTMEASGGNKSLDAQVPEEASSSGLDNGPASSANENGAEPGVSQSDSENKDPSSNTGPEEVEFYPRKRGRPSKRFLRKKYKKYMNRNRYYKSLKPLLRPHNCRICGSRFLSQEDLRFHVDSHEGNDPERFKCLQCSYRCKRWSSLKEHMFNHEGTKPYKCEECDYSSVYRKDVIRHSAVHNKDKKKKTDMVPRNTQFPCPVCSRVYPMQKRLTQHMKTHSTEKPHMCDKCGKSFKKRYTFKMHLLTHIQTYGNRFKCEFCEYTCDNKKLLLNHQLSHTTDKPFKCDYCKYSTTKEDFLVSHMAIKHTGEKPFSCDFCHFMTKHKKNLRLHVQCRHPEAFDDWCRTHPEEPPRRRRPFFTLQQIEELKQQHDHTQGLQDTLRGPIVSVDSIELQAIQTIENQTVSPDSLENATIIYEHEASDLSAQNALDLLLNMSNPRELVGSSLQVAVLKSEGEALEGAMGEAGVAGKPQKVVAFHVAEHGEALVREAFEAGAVEAGPDISQIAISAYQGGADFSVVEQVGEEIHSTATVYSAEGGGGDPQAVVVSSGSLSGTLKEHKGKYYLTSGIGGGTVQQVELSSEDPGSPSPTTSPQQQLNSKRFSCRICMESFHGRSDMESHKRAHLDPNTFKCPDCPFIAPSWPDVKTHMAMHAYLRPHKCGHCSFASKNKKDLRRHMLTHTNEKPFACDVCGQRFNRNGHLKFHMERLHSQDPPARKPRLALPQQAIIVNSDEEALATLQTALQAGQTVITPERLQQALGQEHIIVAQEQTLSDQEEATYIQQITTVDGQTVQHLVTAENQVQYIISQDGVQHLIPQEYVVVSEGNHIQMQDGQIAHIQYDQDGAFLQEQQIALSHDGQIQYVPISSEQQIVSQEDLEAVAHSAVTAVADAAMAQAQTVYATEATPEQLEQMQQQGIQYDVITFTEE; encoded by the exons ATGGACTCTGAGGAGAACGCGGTGGAAAGCAGCAGCGATGCGGGCCCCTCGGGCCTGGAGGAGCCCTCTGAGAGCGGGATGGGCATGGAGACGTCGGAGGCCATGTCGGCCGACAGCAGCGACACGGCGGCCGTACACGCCCTCACACCCGAGTCCGACTCCCACGTGGGGCAGAGCTCAGAGGGGCTTGTG GAGCTGATTCCAGAGACCAGCTCTAGCACAGATGTCAGGGGGATGATCCACCTCCCGGACTCCTCCTCCGTCGCCCAGTCGACCAGCGTGTCGAGCGTTTCCACGGTGACGCAGTCCATCCTGGTGTCGGAGTCCGCTCAGGTGTTGGTCCACTCCAGTGTGGTGTCGGACGGGGGGATGATCGTGTCAGACTCCACCGCATCCACGTCCTCAGACCTGGGCTCGGCCATCGATAAGATCATCGAGTCTACCATTGGGCCTGACATCATGAATG GCTGTATCGCGGTGACCAGCGCTGAGGACGGAGGAGCGGAGACCACCCAGTACCTGATCCTGCAGGGCCCTGATGACG gtgccCCCATGGTGTCCCAGATGTCCTCCTCTGCCCTGTCCAGCCGCATCACGATTGAGGCCCTGGGGGAGGGCCCCACGTCCACCTGCCTGGAGCAGTCCGAGCTAGGGGGGCGTCGGCGGGGGAGCCTGCCCGACCTGGAGGCCATGGACCCCGACCAGCCGGACCAGCCGGGGCACTCTGGGTACGTGGCGTGCAGCGCCGACAACTCGGGCCAGCACCACACGCACGGCTACGGCGACTGCGCCGGGGGCGACGACTCCAACCAATCGCAGCACTCCCAGTACGCCGAGTGCAGCGCCGGCCACTCCCACTACCTGGACCTGGTGCGCCAGGACGACCCCGGCGACTCCCGCTACATCGACTGCAGCGCCGACAACTCGGACCGGGCCCAGCGGTACGGGGCGTGCGTGACCGGGGCGGCGGACCAGCCCCGGTGCTCCCGCTACGCGGACTGCGGCGCGGACGCTCCCGACCAGACCCAGAACTCGCAGGACCGCGACGAGGCCTGCTGCTACATGGACTGCGGCGTGCCCCAGGGCTCCATCTACGGGGAGGGCCGGTCCCTGGACTGCCCCGACCAGCCCCAGCACTCCCACTACGCCGACTACGGGCCGGACCAGCAGGGCCAGTACATCGGCAGCACCGGGGAgtacgccccgccccccgggagGGAGGCCGTGCCCAACCGGGACCCCCAGGGCGGGCCGGGGGCCGAGGGGCCCTCGGAGGGCACCGGGCTGGCCGAGGCCCAGGGCAGCAACGAGGCGGAGGGGTCCGGACTGCCCGGGCAGATCCGGGACAGGCCCCCTaacctggaggagctggaggagatgaTGGAGGTGGTGGTAGTGCAGCAGTTCAAGTGCAAGATGTGCCCCTACAAGAGCATCTCCAAAGACACCCTGATCAACCACATGAGAGACAAACACTTCAGGCACACAG GTGTCCCGCCTCCGAagaaaagggggcgggggcgacCGAGGCGGAGCGAATCGGCCGCCGCCCAGAAGGCTGAGGTGAAGACGGAGGAGCccgctgaggaggaggaggatgacaTCATGGACGCCGGTGCCATTGATGATCCAGCAG ACGACAGCGACTACAACCCGGCCGATGAAGACTGCAGGGgtcgcccccccgccctcctgcgCAGCGTGCCCGCGTCCTCGTCCGGCACGGTGGAGCGCCCCCGGCGCAGGGTGGTGCGCCCCAGGAAGTTCCCCTACGCCGCGGGGGGGCGCGGCCACGCCCGAG GAATGGCAGCAGTGACCATGGAGGCATCCGGGGGGAATAAGAGTTTGGACGCTCAGGTCCCGGAGGAGGCCAGCTCTTCTGGATTGGACAACGGGCCTGCGTCTTCCGCTAATGAAAACGGAGCTGAGCCAGGTGTCAGCCAATCGGATTCGGAGAACAAAGACCCTTCGTCAAACACGGGACCCGAGGAGGTCGAGTTTTACCCCAGGAAACGGGGACGGCCGTCCAAGCGTTTTCTCCGCAAGAAGTACAAGAAGTATATGAACCGCAA CAGGTACTACAAGTCCCTGAAGCCCCTGCTGAGGCCGCACAACTGCCGGATATGCGGCTCCCGCTTCCTCTCCCAGGAGGACCTCCGCTTCCACGTGGACTCGCACGAGGGCAACGACCCCGAGCGGTTCAAGTGCCTGCAGTGCAGCTACCGCTGCAAGCGCTGGTCCTCGCTCAAG GAGCACATGTTCAACCACGAAGGAACCAAGCCCTACAAGTGCGAGGAGTGTGACTACTCCAGCGTGTACAGGAAGGATGTCATACGCCACTCCGCCGTGCACAACAAAGACAA aaaaaagaaaacagacatg GTCCCCAGGAACACGCAGTTCCCGTGCCCCGTGTGCAGCAGGGTCTACCCCATGCAGAAGCGCCTCACGCAGCACATGAAGACGCACAGCACCGAGAAGCCGCACATGTGCGACAAG tgtggaaAATCCTTCAAGAAACGCTACACTTTCAAAATGCATCTTCTTACTCACATCCAGACCTACGGAAACAG GTTCAAGTGTGAGTTTTGCGAGTACACCTGTGACAACAAGAAGCTCCTGCTCAACCACCAGCTCTCGCACACCACCGACAAGCCCTTCAAGTGCGACTACTGCAAGTATTCCACCACCAAGGAGGACTTCCTGGTGTCCCACATGGCCATCAAGCACACTG GAGAGAAGCCGTTCTCGTGCGACTTCTGCCACTTCATGACCAAGCACAAGAAGAACCTGCGTCTGCACGTGCAGTGCCGGCACCCCGAGGCCTTCGACGACTGGTGCCGCACGCACCCCGAGGAGCCGCCCAGACGCCGGCGGCCCTTCTTCACCCTCCAGCAGATCGAGGAGCTGAAGCAGCAGCACGACCACACCCAGGGCCTGCAGGACACGCTGCGAGGGCCAATC GTGTCTGTGGACTCCATCGAGCTCCAGGCGATCCAGACCATAGAGAATCAAACCGTTTCCCCGGACTCACTGGAGAATGCCACAATTATTTATGAGCATG AAGCCTCGGACCTGTCGGCTCAGAACGCCCTGGACCTGCTGCTGAACATGAGCAACCCGCGCGAGCTGGTGGGGAGCTCCCTGCAG GTGGCCGTGCTGAAATCGGAGGGGGAGGCTCTGGAGGGGGCCATGGGGGAGGCGGGCGTGGCGGGGAAGCCCCAGAAGGTGGTGGCCTTCCACGTGGCGGAGCACGGGGAGGCGCTGGTGAGGGAGGCCTTCGAGGCCGGGGCCGTGGAGGCGGGGCCAGACATCAGCCAGATCGCCATCAGCGCCTACCAGGGCGGCGCCGACTTCAGCGTGGTGGAGCAGGTCGGAGAGGAGATCCACAGCACCGCCACCGTCTACAG TGCGGAGGGAGGCGGCGGGGACCCCCAGGCCGTGGTGGTGAGCAGCGGCTCTCTCTCCGGGACCCTGAAAGAGCACAAGGGCAAATACTACCTGACCTCCGGGATCGGAGGAGGGACGGTgcagcaggtggag CTAAGCAGCGAGGATCCTgggtccccctcccccaccacctctcCCCAGCAGCAGCTCAACTCCAAGAGGTTCTCCTGCAGGATCTGCATGGAGTCCTTCCACGGCCGCTCTGACATGGAGAGCCACAAGAGGGCGCACTTGGACCCCAACACCTTCAAGTGCCCCGATTGTCCGTTCATCGCTCCCTCCTGGCCAGATGTCAAG ACTCACATGGCCATGCACGCCTACCTCCGGCCCCACAAGTGCGGCCACTGCAGCTTCGCCTCCAAGAACAAGAAGGACCTCCGGCGCCACATGCTCACCCACACCAACGAGAAGCCCTTCGCCTGCGACGTCTGCGgccagag gtttAACCGTAACGGCCACCTGAAGTTCCACATGGAGAGGCTGCACAGCCAGGACCCGCCCGCACGCAAGCCCCGCCTGGCCCTGCCCCAGCAGGCCATCATCGTCAACAGCGACGAGGAGGCGCTGGCCACCCTGCAGA cagctcTGCAGGCGGGGCAGACGGTCATCACCCCCGAGCGGCTCCAGCAGGCCCTGGGCCAGGAGCACATCATCGTAGCCCAGGAGCAGACCCTCTCTGACCAG GAGGAGGCCACGTACATCCAGCAGATAACCACCGTGGACGGGCAGACGGTCCAGCACCTGGTCACTGCTGAGAACCAG GTTCAGTACATAATCTCCCAAGATGGCGTACAGCACCTCATCCCGCAAGAGTACGTGGTGGTGTCTGAGGGTAATCACATTCAG ATGCAGGATGGACAGATAGCTCACATTCAGTATGACCAGGACGGGGCTttcctgcaggagcagcag ATTGCACTGAGCCACGACGGGCAGATCCAGTACGTTCCCATCAGCTCCGAGCAGCAGATCGTCAGCCAGGAGGACCTGGAGGCAGTTGCACACTCTGCAGTGACAG